A window of the Hevea brasiliensis isolate MT/VB/25A 57/8 chromosome 6, ASM3005281v1, whole genome shotgun sequence genome harbors these coding sequences:
- the LOC131180597 gene encoding uncharacterized protein LOC131180597, producing the protein MQQKIILSLIWMKVLTNGALLSAGARPNFDLNFNERNSNKRYSIRVEKIKELVGIVLLLETLVATVTFTAVFSIPGGYNSPNNPDKGMATILNKPMFQFSVMCNATAFYSSIISIFFILVGIMLVDVYFAVYFYFLSLYLLCFALAMMSLAFMAAIQAGLSQVSWLASYALIMGIISLIIPLSIITIISLPFSCNKPHFMRYIIYYLSRAAVPLVKNSSLLGRAEESEIKDLKEPEGSQQLGKDEQQRSLPQRESKQEELQELRDDGHTTISSENGEQERVVA; encoded by the exons ATGCAACAGAAGATAATATTATCACTCATTTGGATGAAA GTTTTGACAAATGGTGCTTTGCTTTCTGCTGGTGCTCGCCCAAATTTTGATCTAAATTTTAACGAGCGAAATTCCAACAAGAGATATTCAATTAGAGTTGAAAAGATTAAAGAGTTGGTTGGCATTGTATTACTGCTGGAAACGCTTGTGGCCACCGTCACCTTTACTGCTGTATTCTCCATCCCTGGTGGATATAATAGCCCTAACAATCCAGACAAAGGAATGGCAACTATTTTAAATAAGCCTATGTTTCAATTCTCTGTGATGTGCAACGCTACTGCTTTTTATAGTTCCATCATCAGTATTTTCTTCATCCTGGTTGGTATAATGTTAGTTGATGTCTATTTTGCGGTATATTTCTATTTCCTTTCCCTATATCTATTATGCTTTGCTCTTGCGATGATGTCCCTGGCATTCATGGCTGCAATACAAGCAGGACTAAGCCAAGTTTCTTGGCTAGCCTCCTATGCTCTCATCATGGGAATCATCTCTCTTATCATTCCATTGTCGATAATCACAATAATTTCATTACCATTTTCATGCAATAAGCCGCATTTTATGCGATATATCATCTACTACCTCAGTCGTGCAGCTGTTCCACTAGTAAAAAATTCCTCACTACTTGGAAGAGCAGAAGAATCTGAGATCAAAGATTTGAAAGAACCAGAAGGGTCACAACAATTGGGAAAAGATGAACAACAACGGTCTCTGCCTCAAAGAGAAAGTAAGCAAGAAGAATTGCAAGAGTTAAGAGACGATGGGCATACAACGATATCTTCAGAAAATGGAGAGCAAGAAAGAGTAGTTGCTTAA
- the LOC110655724 gene encoding geranylgeranyl diphosphate reductase, chloroplastic-like, which produces MSMTQTPHTFQPCFLSPLNTTTSSECAHSKRPTLSITASSSPTKLLSGRKLRVAVVGGGPAGSSAAEALTSGGIETFLFERSTSTAKPCGGAIPLCMLDEFSIPLHLIDRHVTRMKIISPSNLTVDFGSKTLKPHESIPMLRREVLDSFLRFRAQSSGAHLIPALVTHLEVPSSSTEPYIIHHTSNNTKRTLAVDVIIGADGANSRVAKSIKAGNYTCAIAFQERIRLPEEKMEYYQNLAEMYVGNDVSPDFYAWVFPKCDHVAVGTGTVCAKPDIKAYQRGIRERVSHKINGGKVIKVEAHPIPEHPRPTRVRGRVALVGDAAGYVTKCSGEGIYFAAKSGRMCGEAIVKASEGGEKMVSEEDLKREYLREWDSKFMKTFRFLDLLQRVFYGSNAAREALVELCGDEYVQRMTFDSYLYKKLANGDRWEDVKMVLNTIGSLVRCKIVEREMEALKV; this is translated from the coding sequence ATGTCTATGACACAAACCCCCCACACCTTTCAACCATGCTTCCTGTCACCACTAAATACCACAACCTCCTCCGAATGCGCCCACTCAAAACGCCCAACTCTTTCTATTACTGCCTCTTCTTCCCCCACCAAGCTACTCTCTGGCCGGAAGCTACGCGTTGCAGTCGTTGGAGGCGGCCCAGCTGGCTCCTCTGCTGCGGAAGCCCTCACCTCTGGTGGAATCGAAACTTTTCTCTTCGAGCGCAGCACTTCCACAGCCAAGCCCTGTGGCGGAGCCATTCCTCTCTGCATGCTCGACGAATTCTCCATCCCTCTCCACCTTATCGACCGCCATGTCACTCGCATGAAAATCATTTCCCCTTCTAATCTCACTGTTGATTTTGGCTCCAAAACCCTCAAACCTCACGAGTCCATCCCCATGCTCCGCCGTGAAGTACTGGACTCCTTCCTCCGCTTTCGTGCCCAATCAAGTGGCGCTCATTTGATTCCCGCCCTTGTCACGCATCTCGAGGTCCCTTCCTCATCAACCGAGCCTTACATCATCCACCACACGAGCAACAACACCAAACGCACCCTAGCCGTCGATGTGATCATCGGAGCGGACGGAGCCAACAGCAGAGTCGCCAAATCGATAAAAGCTGGAAATTACACTTGTGCCATCGCTTTCCAAGAGAGAATTAGATTACCCGAAGAAAAAATGGAATACTACCAAAATCTCGCAGAGATGTACGTAGGAAATGACGTGTCACCCGATTTCTACGCGTGGGTATTCCCCAAATGCGACCACGTGGCAGTGGGCACTGGTACAGTGTGCGCGAAACCAGACATTAAAGCATACCAAAGAGGGATCAGAGAAAGGGTAAGCCACAAGATCAATGGGGGGAAAGTGATCAAAGTGGAGGCACACCCAATACCGGAGCACCCACGTCCGACGAGGGTACGGGGTAGAGTAGCGCTGGTGGGGGATGCGGCGGGATACGTGACAAAGTGCTCTGGCGAAGGGATATACTTCGCGGCGAAGTCAGGAAGAATGTGCGGAGAGGCGATAGTGAAGGCTTCTGAGGGAGGGGAGAAGATGGTAAGCGAAGAAGATTTAAAAAGAGAGTATTTGAGAGAGTGGGATAGTAAGTTCATGAAAACATTCAGATTCTTGGACTTGCTGCAGAGAGTGTTTTATGGTAGTAATGCAGCGAGAGAAGCATTGGTAGAGCTATGTGGAGATGAGTATGTGCAGAGAATGACATTTGATAGCTATTTGTATAAGAAATTGGCTAATGGGGATAGATGGGAAGATGTGAAGATGGTTTTGAATACTATTGGGAGCTTGGTGAGGTGTAAGATTGTGGAGAGGGAGATGGAGGCCTTGAAGGTTTAA
- the LOC110655725 gene encoding geranylgeranyl diphosphate reductase, chloroplastic-like, whose protein sequence is MSMTQTHHPFQPCFLSPLKTTTSSECTHSKRPTLTITASSSPTNLLSGRKLRVAVVGGGPAGSSAAEALASGGIETFLFERSTSTAKPCGGAIPLCMLDEFSIPLYLIDRHVTRMKIISPSNLTVDFGSKTLKPHESIPMLRREVLDSFLRSRAQSSGAHLIPALVTHLEVPSSSTEPYIIHHTSNNTKRTLAVDVIIGADGANSRVAKSIKAGNYTCAIAFQERIRLPEEKMEYYQNLAEMYVGNDVSPDFYAWVFPKCDHVAVGTGTVCAKPDIKVYQRGIRERVSHKINGGKVIKVEAHPIPEHPRPTRVRGRVALVGDAAGYVTKCSGEGIYFAAKSGRMCGEAIVKASEGGEKMVSEEDLKREYLREWDRKFMKTFRFLDLLQRLFYGSNAAREALVELCGDEYVQRMTFDSYLYKKLANGDRWEDVKMVLNTIGSLVRCRIVEREMEALKV, encoded by the coding sequence ATGTCTATGACACAAACCCACCACCCCTTTCAACCTTGCTTCCTGTCTCCACTCAAAACCACAACCTCCTCCGAATGCACCCACTCAAAACGCCCAACTCTTACTATTACTGCCTCTTCTTCCCCCACCAACCTACTCTCTGGCCGGAAGCTACGCGTTGCCGTCGTTGGAGGCGGCCCAGCTGGCTCCTCTGCTGCGGAAGCCCTCGCCTCTGGTGGAATCGAAACTTTCCTCTTCGAGCGCAGCACTTCCACAGCCAAGCCCTGTGGCGGAGCCATTCCGCTCTGCATGCTCGACGAATTCTCCATCCCTCTCTACCTCATCGACCGCCATGTCACTCGCATGAAAATCATTTCCCCTTCTAATCTCACTGTTGATTTTGGCTCCAAAACCCTCAAACCTCACGAGTCCATCCCCATGCTCCGCCGTGAAGTACTGGACTCCTTCCTCCGCTCTCGTGCCCAATCCAGTGGCGCTCATTTGATTCCCGCCCTCGTCACGCATCTCGAGGTCCCTTCCTCATCAACCGAGCCTTACATCATCCACCACACGAGCAACAACACCAAACGCACCCTAGCCGTCGATGTGATCATCGGAGCCGACGGAGCCAACAGCAGAGTCGCCAAATCGATAAAAGCTGGAAATTACACTTGTGCCATCGCTTTCCAAGAGAGAATTAGATTACCCGAAGAGAAAATGGAATACTACCAAAATCTCGCAGAGATGTACGTAGGAAATGACGTGTCACCCGATTTCTACGCGTGGGTATTCCCCAAATGCGACCACGTGGCAGTGGGCACCGGTACAGTGTGCGCGAAACCAGACATTAAAGTATACCAGAGAGGGATCAGAGAAAGGGTAAGCCACAAGATCAATGGGGGGAAAGTGATCAAAGTGGAGGCACACCCAATACCGGAGCACCCACGTCCGACGAGGGTACGGGGGAGAGTAGCGCTGGTGGGGGATGCGGCGGGATACGTGACAAAGTGCTCCGGCGAAGGGATATATTTCGCGGCGAAGTCAGGAAGAATGTGCGGAGAGGCGATAGTGAAGGCCTCGGAGGGAGGGGAAAAGATGGTAAGCGaagaagatttgaagagagaGTATTTGAGAGAGTGGGATAGGAAGTTCATGAAAACATTCAGATTCTTGGACTTGCTACAGAGATTGTTTTATGGTAGTAATGCAGCGAGAGAAGCACTGGTGGAGCTATGTGGAGATGAGTATGTGCAGAGAATGACATTTGATAGCTATTTGTATAAGAAATTGGCTAATGGGGATAGATGGGAAGATGTGAAGATGGTTTTGAATACTATTGGGAGCTTGGTTAGGTGTAGGATTGTGGAGAGGGAGATGGAGGCCTTGAAGGTTTAA